From a single Ascaphus truei isolate aAscTru1 chromosome 2, aAscTru1.hap1, whole genome shotgun sequence genomic region:
- the LRP12 gene encoding low-density lipoprotein receptor-related protein 12: protein MGQSRRSVLGWMPLQLLQLVSMVGNGALAERSENVRVLGLPAACGGITEQIKEQSGVITSPGWPSEYPSRINCSWNIRANTGEIITISFQEFDLQGSFRCSSDWLTIGPSQNSDSNRACGSTIPAPYISLQDHVWIKFHSDDHISRKGFRLSYFSGKKKCESDRFHCENGKCIPETFKCNHLDDCGDGSDEKLCAKVNRPTAASFQPCAFNQFQCLSRFTKAYTCLPNSLKCDGNIDCLDLGDEIDCDVPKCGQSLKYFYGAFSSPNYPDFYPPGSNCTWLIDTGDRRKVILRFTDFKLDGTGYGDYVKIYDGLEEIPRKLLRVLTAFDSHAPLTIVSSTGQIRVHFCADKVNAARGFNATYQVDGFCLPWEIPCGGNWGCYTEQQRCDGYWHCPNGRDELNCTMCQKEEFPCSRNGVCYPRSDRCNYQNHCPNGSDEKNCFFCQPGNFHCKNNRCVFESWVCDSQDDCGDGSDEENCPVIVPTRVITAAVIGSLICGLLLVIALGCTCKLYSLRMFERRSFETQLSRVEAELLRREAPPSYGQLIAQGLIPPVEDFPVCSPNQASVLENLRLAVRSQLGFTSIRLPIAGRSSNIWNRIFNFVRSRNSGSLALASTEGDNAVSSQSTNREADRSNTHRGLFSIESDTDRENERRDAQGAVGGIAASLPQKTPPVSAVEVTVGANGVLPQNSNSSTMDNGREMSAAEPSTVSPARQQLSNALSRMTQGLRWVRITLGRSSSTSQNQSPLRQLDSSGSGRDDDDDVEMLIPALDFDMNDCSRPLLDLAPDQGQGIRQQSSATNHGVRPCNRDGPCECCGIVHTAQIPDTCLEAVLKNDSDDEALLLC, encoded by the exons ATGGGACAGAGCAGAAGGTCTGTACTAGGCTGGATGCCCTTGCAGCTGCTTCAGCTGGTTAGCATGGTTG GAAATGGTGCCCTTGCAGAGCGTTCAGAAAATGTTCGTGTTTTGGGACTCCCAGCTG CTTGTGGAGGAATTACTGAACAGATTAAAGAGCAGAGCGGGGTAATTACGAGTCCCGGGTGGCCGTCCGAGTATCCTTCAAGAATCAACTGCAGTTGGAATATCCGAGCAAACACTGGAGAAATAATTACCATCAG tttTCAAGAATTTGATCTCCAGGGATCATTCAGATGCAGTTCTGATTGGTTAACAATAGGTCCCTCCCAAAATTCTGATAGCAACAGAGCATGCGGCTCTACAATTCCAGCACCATACATCTCCTTACAAGACCATGTGTGGATCAAGTTTCATTCAGACGACCACATTTCCAGAAAAGGCTTTCGGTTGTCATATTTTTCAG gaaagaaaaaatgcgAGAGTGACCGGTTCCATTGTGAAAATGGAAAATGTATTCCAGAGACATTCAAATGTAATCACCTGGACGATTgtggagatggttctgatgaaaAGCTCTGTGCCAAAGTAAATCGCCCAACTGCTGCTTCCTTTCAGCCCTGTGCGTTCAACCAGTTTCAATGTCTTTCACGTTTCACAAAAGCCTACACCTGCCTCCCCAACTCCTTAAAATGTGATGGAAACATTGACTGCCTGGACTTGGGTGATGAGATAGATTGTGACGTACCTAAATGTGGACAGTCACTAAAATATTTCTATGGTGCATTCAGCTCCCCAAACTATCCTGACTTCTACCCCCCTGGCAGCAATTGCACATGGCTCATAGACACTGGCGATCGACGCAAAGTGATTCTGCGCTTCACAGATTTTAAATTGGATGGCACAGGTTATGGGGACTATGTCAAAATATATGATGGACTGGAGGAAATTCCACGTAAGCTTTTGCGTGTCTTGACTGCTTTTGACTCTCATGCTCCCCTTACAATTGTTTCTTCCACTGGGCAAATCAGAGTGCATTTTTGTGCAGATAAGGTAAATGCAGCGAGAGGTTTTAATGCAACATACCAAGTGGATGGCTTCTGCTTGCCATGGGAGATTCCTTGTGGTGGTAACTGGGGCTGTTACACTGAACAGCAACGTTGTGATGGATATTGGCATTGTCCCAATGGAAGAGATGAGTTAAACTGTACCATGTGCCAAAAAGAGGAGTTCCCATGCTCCAGAAATGGTGTTTGCTATCCGCGGTCAGACCGCTGCAACTACCAAAATCATTGCCCGAATGGTTCAGACGAGAAAAACTGCTTCTTTTGCCAGCCAGGAAATTTTCACTGCAAAAATAACCGTTGTGTTTTTGAAAGCTGGGTCTGTGATTCTCAAGACGACTGTGGTGATGGTAGTGACGAGGAGAATTGTCCCGTGATTGTACCTACAAGAGTCATCACTGCTGCAGTGATCGGGAGCCTCATATGTGGACTACTGCTTGTCATTGCTTTAGGATGCACATGCAAACTTTACTCCCTACGTATGTTTGAACGAAG GTCATTTGAAACACAGCTGTCGAGAGTAGAAGCAGAGTTATTGAGACGGGAAGCCCCTCCTTCTTATGGGCAATTGATTGCCCAAGGTTTAATTCCACCAGTTGAAGACTTTCCAGTGTGCTCTCCGAACCAG GCTTCCGTTTTGGAGAACTTGAGACTTGCAGTTAGATCTCAGCTTGGATTTACATCAATTAGACTCCCAATAGCAGGCAGGTCAAGTAATATTTGGAATAGAATTTTCAATTTTGTGCGATCACGCAATTCAGGGTCTTTAGCATTGGCCTCAACTGAGGGAGACAATGCCGTTTCAAGTCAGAGTACAAACCGAGAGGCAGATCGGAGTAATACACATCGAGGGCTTTTCTCAATCGAGTCTGACACAGATAGAGAAAATGAGCGGAGAGATGCACAAGGTGCAGTTGGTGGTATTGCTGCTTCTTTGCCTCAAAAAACTCCTCCAGTTTCTGCCGTAGAAGTCACtgtaggtgcaaatggtgtgttGCCTCAAAATTCCAACAGCAGCACAATGGATAATGGAAGGGAGATGTCTGCTGCAGAACCTTCCACTGTAAGTCCAGCACGTCAACAACTCAGTAATGCTCTTAGTCGAATGACTCAAGGTTTGCGTTGGGTACGAATTACTCTTGGGAGGTCAAGCTCTACCAGCCAAAACCAAAGTCCACTAAGACAGCTTGACAGCAGCGGAAGTGGAagagatgatgacgatgatgtAGAAATGCTGATCCCTGCATTAGACTTTGATATGAATGATTGTAGTAGACCATTACTTGATCTTGCTCCTGATCAGGGTCAAGGGATTAGACAACAGTCTAGTGCAACAAATCATGGAGTGAGGCCATGTAATCGTGATGGCCCTTGTGAATGTTGTGGCATTGTGCACACTGCTCAGATACCTGACACCTGTTTGGAAGCTGTGCTAAAAAATGATAGTGATGACGAGGCATTGTTACTCTGTTAG